AAAAAATTGATTCACATCAATAACTGCATTTGCTGCAGTACTGGCAACTGTTTCGGATAACGCGACATTAGCCCCTCCATGAAGAATACCTATAGGTTGTCTGGTGCGAGCATTTACTGGCATCGTTGCTTTTAAGAAATCATCACCGATTTCAATAAATTCAATGCCAAGAAATTCAGACATGGTATTTTTTCCGAACCGATTGAGAGCATCTAGAGTAATTTCTTTAAACCATATAGCCATTGATATCTCCTTTAAGGACGCTCAAACTTGTAAAATGTAAAAAGACACTAAAATAAGATAAACTTTATTTCTCCAAAAACCAATAAGAAATTTTTATGACAAATCAAGCATGCATGAGATGTTATATCTCGGGAAAAGTCCAAGGAGTATGGTATCGCGCTTCAGCACAGAGAGAAGCGATTAAGTTAGATATCACAGGATGGGCGCGAAATTTGGACGATGGGCGCGTAGAGGTATTTGCTTGCGGGACAACTGACAAGTTAAAATTATTTTATGCATGGTTAAAAAAAGGTCCCCAACTTGCTTTTGTAGAGGAATGTACTTACGAAGAAGTCAATTGGCAAGAGCATCAAGGATTTGATACTTTTTAATGAAACATAGGTATACCTGGGAGGCAGAGCGGTGCTTTTCCTATTACTTAGAGTATACCTTAATAAAATACTCTATGGATTCAATTAATCGTGAGACTTGATCGGGTACAAATATTTCAAGTTGTGCAAAAACATGGATCATCCCCTTAAATTCCTCTAATTCAACGGTAACTCCTAGGTTTTTTATTTTTTTTGCAAAATCAATTGCTTCATCAAATAGTGGATCATATTCAGCAGCCGCAATATAGCAAGGCGGTAATAATTCCAAATGTTTAAAATACATCGGTGATGCTTGAATTCGATCTCCACCATTTTTGAAATAATTGTCAAAATACCATTTAATTTTGTCGCGTGTAAGTAAATATCCTTCTCCATTTCGTTGATACGATTGATAGTTCATGGAAAAATCTACAGACGGATAAATCAATACTAATCCTTTAATCGCTTGATCCCCTAGCTCTTTCATTTGATGACAGACAGAGAGTGCTAAATTCCCACCAGCACTGTCACCTGCTACAAAAACATGGTGGGTATCCACTTGAAACTCTTTGAGTAATGCAACTCTTTGCTCAAAAACAGCAATACAATCCATCAGTCCCGCTGGATAAGGAAATTCCGGAGCTAATCGATATCCCACAGAAAGGACTACAACTTGACAGGTAACCGCAATTCGTCGACAAAGTGCATCATGGGTATCTAGACTTCCTGATAAATGTCCACCACCATGGAAATAAATAATTAAGGATAATTTTTTTTGGGGGGCGGGATGATAAATTCGTGTGGGTATCTCAAGATCAGCAACCCGTAATACAGGATTGCTCACTAGAGGTACGTATACTTTGGGTAGAGCAAAAGCCTCAGCTGTTTTTTCAGCAAGGTCACGTACTTCCTCCGGAATAAGGACAGCTTGCTTTGTATTGGTCAAATCCAAGAAGTTTTGTAATGATTGTGGTATATGACCCTGTCCCATTGCTGCCTCCCTCTGTAGAACTATAGTGTCGATGGTTAATCTGAATCTCCTGATAACAGCAACGTATTATTTATCCTTAAAGCCTTTATCAGCAAGAGTCCAACAACCAGGAGCCAAATAATACCTAAAATAATAATAAAACTTAATAAAGGATTTACCATTAGATAGCCCATAACTATGACACCCAGTGTTGCAAAACACATGTTAACAAAACTCATCATTGCTGCAGCGCTGGCTTTGTCACTCAGTGCATTTGAAGCAACAAATGACCCACCTGAAAATAAGAAACTGCTAAATAAATAAAGACTTCCTGTGATTAGGA
The DNA window shown above is from Legionella sp. PC997 and carries:
- a CDS encoding hotdog fold thioesterase; this encodes MAIWFKEITLDALNRFGKNTMSEFLGIEFIEIGDDFLKATMPVNARTRQPIGILHGGANVALSETVASTAANAVIDVNQFFCVGLEINANHIRSVKEGIVTAITSPFHLGRSTQVWDVKIFNEEGKLTCISRMTASVINRPNQ
- a CDS encoding alpha/beta hydrolase, producing MGQGHIPQSLQNFLDLTNTKQAVLIPEEVRDLAEKTAEAFALPKVYVPLVSNPVLRVADLEIPTRIYHPAPQKKLSLIIYFHGGGHLSGSLDTHDALCRRIAVTCQVVVLSVGYRLAPEFPYPAGLMDCIAVFEQRVALLKEFQVDTHHVFVAGDSAGGNLALSVCHQMKELGDQAIKGLVLIYPSVDFSMNYQSYQRNGEGYLLTRDKIKWYFDNYFKNGGDRIQASPMYFKHLELLPPCYIAAAEYDPLFDEAIDFAKKIKNLGVTVELEEFKGMIHVFAQLEIFVPDQVSRLIESIEYFIKVYSK
- a CDS encoding acylphosphatase, with the protein product MTNQACMRCYISGKVQGVWYRASAQREAIKLDITGWARNLDDGRVEVFACGTTDKLKLFYAWLKKGPQLAFVEECTYEEVNWQEHQGFDTF